In Pseudorasbora parva isolate DD20220531a chromosome 20, ASM2467924v1, whole genome shotgun sequence, a single window of DNA contains:
- the kdm7aa gene encoding lysine-specific demethylase 7A isoform X1: protein MAAAPLYCVCRRPYDVNRFMIECDICKDWFHGSCVQVVEHHAADIDVYHCPNCEPIHGPSMMKKHNNWHRHDYTEPNDGTHPVQAGTAVFVQELQARSFSSGEEVLVPMHGSQVTQRFLEREGFHYPIVVHDLDGLGLKLPSPSFSVSDVEHYVGANKVIDVIDVARQADSKLKLGEFVKYYYQPERPKVLNVISLEFSDTKMSDLVEVPEIAQKMSWVENYWPDESFFPKPFVQKYCLMGMKNSYTDFHIDFGGTSVWYHVLWGEKIFYLIKPTKANLALYESWSSSPNQSEVFFGEKVDKCYKCVVKQGTTIFLPTGWIHAVLTSQDSMAFGGNFLHNLNIGMQLRCYEMERRLKTPDLFKFPYFEAICWYVAKNLLETLKELREDKRQPQDYLVDGVKALISSLKTWLRRELTQPNSEVPDHIRPSHLIKALTKEIRHLEDDSNKAGKTQGSAECSSTRSALEKGYQARRAARRLRDHHHRHHHHHHLHSRKLPSNLDILELHTLEVLKRLEVGPLEEDPAFSSKVNGKFKKVSAVAVDGGHDNALRLVLCDGKIMRERLSISNVTAKINGVEMLQYHQHRIKLERMPMCPQEKVKKEKREEEFGVHCTIKKPLSHGLTVQTELRMEPPHVASSDSDSESETEDCAEKRSSESGSSEEEDGACKGDSGSFVENLSSRPHGHHKQALKRERPTSPNTDCAIQGMLSMAGLLCQQASEGADILQQHWWSSQGNSNSSTDTWDSSEPCSAPRSPEGEDGSLGEEYSYRESSLSPPLHPSKRHAPNPTPISNQATKGKRPKKGQVTAKQRLGKILKMSCHKGLFL, encoded by the exons ATGGCGGCTGCCCCGCTATACTGTGTCTGCCGGCGGCCCTATGATGTTAACCGGTTTATGATCGAATGCGACATTTGTAAGGACTGGTTCCACGGCAG TTGTGTTCAGGTAGTGGAGCACCATGCTGCTGATATCGATGTTTATCACTGTCCCAACTGTGAGCCCATCCACGGACCCTCCATGA TGAAAAAGCATAACAACTGGCACAGGCATGACTACACAGAGCCAAATGACGGTACACACCCCGTCCAGGCAGGAACCGCTGTGTTTGTACAAGAACTCCAGGCCAGGAGCTTTTCCAG TGGTGAGGAGGTTCTGGTGCCAATGCATGGGAGTCAGGTGACCCAACGCTTCTTGGAGAGGGAGGGCTTCCATTACCCCATAGTGGTGCATGACCTGGATGGACTGGGCCTTAAACTGCCCTCTCCTTCTTTCTCTGTCAGCGACGTGGAGCATTACGTTG GTGCAAATAAAGTCATCGATGTGATTGATGTTGCGAGACAGGCAGACAGCAAGCTGAAGCTGGGAGagtttgtgaaatattattatcaaCCTGAACGACCCAAAGTGTTGAATGTTATCAGCCTGGAGTTCTCTGATACAAA GATGTCTGATTTGGTGGAGGTTCCTGAAATAGCGCAGAAGATGTCCTGGGTGGAGAATTACTGGCCTGACGAATCGTTCTTCCCCAAACCATTTGTGCAGAAGTATTGTCTCATGGGAATGAAAAACAGTTACACAGACTTCCACATCGACTTTGGAGGAACTTCAGTGTGGTATCATGTACTTTGG GGAGAGAAGATTTTCTACTTGATCAAGCCGACTAAGGCTAACCTTGCACTATATGAGTCCTGGAGCTCATCACCCAATCAGAGCGAAGTATTCTTTGGGGAAAAAGTCGACAAGTGTTACAAATGTGTGGTGAAGCAGGGAACTACCATCTTCCTCCCCACCG GTTGGATCCATGCAGTGCTTACTTCTCAGGACTCCATGGCGTTTGGTGGGAACTTCTTGCATAACTTAAACATAGGCATGCAGCTCAG GTGTTATGAGATGGAACGCAGACTAAAGACTCCAGATCTCTTTAAATTCCCATACTTTGAGGCCATCTGTTGGTATGTGGCCAAAAACCTTCTGGAGACCCTTAAAG AGCTGCGGGAGGATAAACGTCAACCTCAGGATTATCTAGTGGACGGGGTGAAAGCTTTAATCTCATCACTGAAGACATGGCTGAGGAGGGAG TTGACTCAACCTAACAGTGAGGTTCCAGACCATATCAGGCCAAGCCATCTCATTAAAGCTCTGACCAAGGAGATCCGCCACCTGGAG GATGACTCGAACAAAGCTGGAAAAACTCAGGGAAGTGCTGAGTGCTCTTCAACACGCTCAGCACTGGAGAAAGGATATCAGGCGCGTCGTGCAGCTCGGCGGCTACGAGACCATCATCATcgacaccaccaccaccatcatcttCACAGCCGCAAACTGCCCTCTAACTTGGACATCCTGGAGCTTCACACGCTGGAGGTATTAAAGAGACTAGAGGTCGGACCGCTTGAGGAG GACCCAGCCTTCAGCTCTAAAGTGAATGGCAAGTTTAAGAAAGTGTCTGCTGTAGCTGTTGATGGTGGTCATGACAACGCCCTGCGCCTAGTACTATGTGATGGCAAAATTATGAG GGAGAGGTTATCTATCAGTAATGTGACAGCCAAAATCAATGGAGTGGAAATGTTGCAGTACCATCAACACAGGATAAAATTGGAAAGGATGCCAATGTGCCCACAAGAAAaggtgaaaaaagaaaaacgagAGGAGGAATTTGGAGTACACTGCACTATCAAGAAACCACTCAGTCATG GTCTTACTGTGCAGACAGAACTCAGGATGGAGCCGCCACATGTAGCATCTTCAGACAGTGACTCTGAGTCTGAAACAGAGGATTGTGCTGAG AAACGCTCATCAGAGTCGGGGAGTTCTGAGGAAGAGGATGGCGCATGTAAGGGAGACTCAGGGAGTTTTGTGGAGAATCTGAGCAGCCGGCCACACGGCCACCATAAGCAAGCGTTAAAGCG AGAACGTCCTACCTCACCGAACACAGACTGTGCCATTCAGGGCATGCTGTCCATGGCGGGGCTGCTGTGTCAGCAGGCGTCGGAAGGGGCCGATATTTTACAGCAGCATTGGTGGTCCAGTCAGGgtaacagcaacagcagcacTGACACGTGGGACAGCAGTGAACCCTGTTCGGCGCCCCGCAGTCCGGAGGGAGAAGATGGGAGTCTTGGGGAGGAATATTCATATAGAGAGAGCTCACTTTCTCCTCCACTCCACCCCTCCAAAAGGCATGCCCCCAACCCCACGCCCATCAGCAACCAGGCCACTAAAG GAAAGCGTCCTAAGAAAGGACAGGTGACGGCTAAACAGAGGCTTGGGAAGATATTAAAAATGAGTTGCCATAAAGGCTTATTCCTGTAG
- the kdm7aa gene encoding lysine-specific demethylase 7A isoform X2, with translation MTAEETPRPAHLQRSCVQVVEHHAADIDVYHCPNCEPIHGPSMMKKHNNWHRHDYTEPNDGTHPVQAGTAVFVQELQARSFSSGEEVLVPMHGSQVTQRFLEREGFHYPIVVHDLDGLGLKLPSPSFSVSDVEHYVGANKVIDVIDVARQADSKLKLGEFVKYYYQPERPKVLNVISLEFSDTKMSDLVEVPEIAQKMSWVENYWPDESFFPKPFVQKYCLMGMKNSYTDFHIDFGGTSVWYHVLWGEKIFYLIKPTKANLALYESWSSSPNQSEVFFGEKVDKCYKCVVKQGTTIFLPTGWIHAVLTSQDSMAFGGNFLHNLNIGMQLRCYEMERRLKTPDLFKFPYFEAICWYVAKNLLETLKELREDKRQPQDYLVDGVKALISSLKTWLRRELTQPNSEVPDHIRPSHLIKALTKEIRHLEDDSNKAGKTQGSAECSSTRSALEKGYQARRAARRLRDHHHRHHHHHHLHSRKLPSNLDILELHTLEVLKRLEVGPLEEDPAFSSKVNGKFKKVSAVAVDGGHDNALRLVLCDGKIMRERLSISNVTAKINGVEMLQYHQHRIKLERMPMCPQEKVKKEKREEEFGVHCTIKKPLSHGLTVQTELRMEPPHVASSDSDSESETEDCAEKRSSESGSSEEEDGACKGDSGSFVENLSSRPHGHHKQALKRERPTSPNTDCAIQGMLSMAGLLCQQASEGADILQQHWWSSQGNSNSSTDTWDSSEPCSAPRSPEGEDGSLGEEYSYRESSLSPPLHPSKRHAPNPTPISNQATKGKRPKKGQVTAKQRLGKILKMSCHKGLFL, from the exons TTGTGTTCAGGTAGTGGAGCACCATGCTGCTGATATCGATGTTTATCACTGTCCCAACTGTGAGCCCATCCACGGACCCTCCATGA TGAAAAAGCATAACAACTGGCACAGGCATGACTACACAGAGCCAAATGACGGTACACACCCCGTCCAGGCAGGAACCGCTGTGTTTGTACAAGAACTCCAGGCCAGGAGCTTTTCCAG TGGTGAGGAGGTTCTGGTGCCAATGCATGGGAGTCAGGTGACCCAACGCTTCTTGGAGAGGGAGGGCTTCCATTACCCCATAGTGGTGCATGACCTGGATGGACTGGGCCTTAAACTGCCCTCTCCTTCTTTCTCTGTCAGCGACGTGGAGCATTACGTTG GTGCAAATAAAGTCATCGATGTGATTGATGTTGCGAGACAGGCAGACAGCAAGCTGAAGCTGGGAGagtttgtgaaatattattatcaaCCTGAACGACCCAAAGTGTTGAATGTTATCAGCCTGGAGTTCTCTGATACAAA GATGTCTGATTTGGTGGAGGTTCCTGAAATAGCGCAGAAGATGTCCTGGGTGGAGAATTACTGGCCTGACGAATCGTTCTTCCCCAAACCATTTGTGCAGAAGTATTGTCTCATGGGAATGAAAAACAGTTACACAGACTTCCACATCGACTTTGGAGGAACTTCAGTGTGGTATCATGTACTTTGG GGAGAGAAGATTTTCTACTTGATCAAGCCGACTAAGGCTAACCTTGCACTATATGAGTCCTGGAGCTCATCACCCAATCAGAGCGAAGTATTCTTTGGGGAAAAAGTCGACAAGTGTTACAAATGTGTGGTGAAGCAGGGAACTACCATCTTCCTCCCCACCG GTTGGATCCATGCAGTGCTTACTTCTCAGGACTCCATGGCGTTTGGTGGGAACTTCTTGCATAACTTAAACATAGGCATGCAGCTCAG GTGTTATGAGATGGAACGCAGACTAAAGACTCCAGATCTCTTTAAATTCCCATACTTTGAGGCCATCTGTTGGTATGTGGCCAAAAACCTTCTGGAGACCCTTAAAG AGCTGCGGGAGGATAAACGTCAACCTCAGGATTATCTAGTGGACGGGGTGAAAGCTTTAATCTCATCACTGAAGACATGGCTGAGGAGGGAG TTGACTCAACCTAACAGTGAGGTTCCAGACCATATCAGGCCAAGCCATCTCATTAAAGCTCTGACCAAGGAGATCCGCCACCTGGAG GATGACTCGAACAAAGCTGGAAAAACTCAGGGAAGTGCTGAGTGCTCTTCAACACGCTCAGCACTGGAGAAAGGATATCAGGCGCGTCGTGCAGCTCGGCGGCTACGAGACCATCATCATcgacaccaccaccaccatcatcttCACAGCCGCAAACTGCCCTCTAACTTGGACATCCTGGAGCTTCACACGCTGGAGGTATTAAAGAGACTAGAGGTCGGACCGCTTGAGGAG GACCCAGCCTTCAGCTCTAAAGTGAATGGCAAGTTTAAGAAAGTGTCTGCTGTAGCTGTTGATGGTGGTCATGACAACGCCCTGCGCCTAGTACTATGTGATGGCAAAATTATGAG GGAGAGGTTATCTATCAGTAATGTGACAGCCAAAATCAATGGAGTGGAAATGTTGCAGTACCATCAACACAGGATAAAATTGGAAAGGATGCCAATGTGCCCACAAGAAAaggtgaaaaaagaaaaacgagAGGAGGAATTTGGAGTACACTGCACTATCAAGAAACCACTCAGTCATG GTCTTACTGTGCAGACAGAACTCAGGATGGAGCCGCCACATGTAGCATCTTCAGACAGTGACTCTGAGTCTGAAACAGAGGATTGTGCTGAG AAACGCTCATCAGAGTCGGGGAGTTCTGAGGAAGAGGATGGCGCATGTAAGGGAGACTCAGGGAGTTTTGTGGAGAATCTGAGCAGCCGGCCACACGGCCACCATAAGCAAGCGTTAAAGCG AGAACGTCCTACCTCACCGAACACAGACTGTGCCATTCAGGGCATGCTGTCCATGGCGGGGCTGCTGTGTCAGCAGGCGTCGGAAGGGGCCGATATTTTACAGCAGCATTGGTGGTCCAGTCAGGgtaacagcaacagcagcacTGACACGTGGGACAGCAGTGAACCCTGTTCGGCGCCCCGCAGTCCGGAGGGAGAAGATGGGAGTCTTGGGGAGGAATATTCATATAGAGAGAGCTCACTTTCTCCTCCACTCCACCCCTCCAAAAGGCATGCCCCCAACCCCACGCCCATCAGCAACCAGGCCACTAAAG GAAAGCGTCCTAAGAAAGGACAGGTGACGGCTAAACAGAGGCTTGGGAAGATATTAAAAATGAGTTGCCATAAAGGCTTATTCCTGTAG
- the ndufb2 gene encoding NADH dehydrogenase [ubiquinone] 1 beta subcomplex subunit 2, mitochondrial, with product MSSLGRTAGVLRTGLQLFRRGPQQMTLRKAGGGPHIEPQYRQPPQITKNQKFQAELLSGAMWFWILWHTWHDSDAILGHFPWPDTSAWTDEELGIPPDDEE from the exons ATGTCTTCTCTCGGGAGGACGGCGGGTGTCCTCCGAACCGGCCTGCAGCTCTTCAGACGGGGACCTCAGCAGATGACTCTCAGAAA GGCAGGAGGCGGCCCTCATATTGAACCTCAGTACAGACAACCTCCTCAAATCACCAAGAACCAGAAATTCCAAGCAGAGCTGCTCAGCGGTGCCATGTGGTTCTGGATCCTGTGGCACACCTGGCACGACTCGGATGCCATCCTG GGTCATTTCCCATGGCCGGACACTTCAGCATGGACTGATGAGGAGCTGGGAATCCCACCTGATGATGAAGAGTAG